The following proteins are encoded in a genomic region of Cyclonatronum proteinivorum:
- a CDS encoding STAS domain-containing protein, translated as MKLDLQQNEDYALLTPHASKLDSTVAPDLKSNIILLGNTFDTGGLIINLENVEFADSSGLSALLLAFRMYRDSGRTLVLCCLQERVQKLLDISQLTNSFIIKERLDEAIEVFTAYESDDDEDADDDDDF; from the coding sequence ATGAAACTCGACCTTCAGCAAAACGAAGATTACGCCCTGCTTACCCCGCACGCGAGCAAGCTGGACTCAACCGTTGCACCGGATCTCAAAAGCAACATCATCCTGCTCGGCAATACTTTTGATACCGGCGGGCTCATCATCAACCTTGAGAATGTAGAATTTGCGGACTCAAGCGGCCTCAGCGCGCTCCTGCTTGCCTTCCGCATGTACCGCGACAGTGGCCGAACCCTGGTGCTGTGCTGCCTGCAAGAGCGCGTGCAAAAGCTGCTGGATATTTCGCAGCTCACCAATTCTTTCATCATCAAAGAAAGGCTGGATGAAGCCATCGAAGTGTTCACCGCCTACGAATCAGATGATGACGAAGACGCTGATGATGATGATGATTTTTAG
- a CDS encoding ComF family protein yields the protein MRPELPGNTSPETQPEQHLTGFRALVQGLLSVAFPVNCMGCGTALPARDRLLCERCPHERFSDPNPSNALTCEKLLLPEGILFQDALWKYDKGGLLNQIIHLLKYEGMAAVGEEVGYYAGRRLQERHIEGARRFESGAPVLLLPVPLHPKREQKRGYNQARQIALGMSRATALPVADPQLVVRQKNTKTQTRFSLSERMVNLKGAFRLTDFSLVQGRHVIIVDDVFTTGSTAFTLAGVLQEAKPASVSVFTIGMA from the coding sequence ATGCGCCCTGAGCTACCCGGAAACACATCCCCCGAAACCCAACCCGAACAGCACCTGACAGGCTTCCGTGCGCTGGTTCAGGGGCTGCTGTCGGTGGCTTTTCCGGTGAACTGTATGGGCTGCGGAACGGCCCTGCCCGCCCGGGACCGCCTGCTGTGTGAGCGCTGCCCGCATGAACGCTTCAGTGATCCGAATCCGTCGAATGCGCTGACGTGTGAGAAGCTGCTGCTGCCGGAAGGCATTTTGTTTCAGGACGCGCTTTGGAAGTATGATAAGGGTGGTTTGCTGAACCAAATCATTCATCTGCTGAAGTATGAGGGAATGGCAGCGGTAGGGGAGGAGGTGGGCTATTATGCGGGACGGCGCCTGCAGGAGCGGCATATTGAGGGCGCGCGGCGGTTTGAATCCGGGGCGCCTGTGCTGCTGTTGCCGGTGCCGCTGCACCCGAAGCGCGAGCAAAAGCGGGGCTACAATCAGGCGCGGCAAATCGCCCTTGGCATGAGCCGGGCGACGGCGCTTCCGGTAGCGGATCCGCAGCTTGTGGTGCGTCAGAAAAACACCAAAACGCAGACCCGATTCAGCTTGTCGGAGCGCATGGTGAATCTGAAGGGCGCGTTCCGGCTGACGGACTTCAGCCTTGTGCAGGGCCGGCATGTGATTATTGTGGATGATGTGTTCACGACTGGCTCAACGGCTTTTACGCTTGCCGGGGTGCTGCAGGAGGCCAAACCGGCTTCGGTGTCGGTGTTTACGATTGGTATGGCCTGA
- the ubiE gene encoding bifunctional demethylmenaquinone methyltransferase/2-methoxy-6-polyprenyl-1,4-benzoquinol methylase UbiE: MSEQVRQMFGSIADRYDMINTVLSFGIHHRWRKKAVKLSGAKPGHHVLDCATGTGDFAITFKKKVGPQGHVIGTDFSDAMIAPAPGKARKKGLDIQFEVADAMDLPFEEDRFDIASIAFGIRNVDDPVVTLREMARVVKPGGKVIVLEFGQAYGIMKVPFTLYSKYVMPTVGGWLSGNKQAYEYLPETSAKFPAADKFLDLMKESGSYSAQAYHTLQSGVAYIYVGTVA; encoded by the coding sequence ATGAGTGAACAAGTAAGACAGATGTTCGGCTCCATCGCCGACCGGTATGATATGATTAACACTGTGCTATCCTTTGGCATACACCACCGGTGGCGCAAAAAAGCGGTAAAGCTGAGCGGGGCAAAACCGGGACATCACGTGCTTGACTGCGCGACCGGTACAGGCGATTTCGCCATCACCTTCAAGAAAAAAGTGGGTCCGCAGGGGCATGTAATTGGTACAGACTTTTCTGACGCGATGATTGCGCCGGCGCCCGGAAAGGCACGAAAGAAAGGTCTCGATATTCAGTTTGAGGTCGCCGACGCCATGGATCTGCCCTTCGAGGAAGACCGCTTTGACATTGCGAGCATTGCTTTCGGCATTCGCAACGTGGATGATCCGGTTGTGACCCTGCGCGAAATGGCGCGGGTAGTGAAGCCCGGCGGCAAGGTGATCGTGCTCGAATTTGGTCAGGCGTACGGCATTATGAAAGTGCCTTTCACCCTGTACTCCAAATACGTGATGCCAACAGTTGGGGGCTGGCTGAGCGGTAACAAGCAAGCCTACGAGTATCTGCCTGAAACAAGTGCCAAGTTCCCGGCTGCCGACAAGTTCCTGGACCTGATGAAAGAGTCCGGAAGCTACAGCGCGCAGGCCTATCATACCTTGCAAAGCGGGGTCGCCTACATTTACGTAGGTACGGTAGCATAA
- the ligA gene encoding NAD-dependent DNA ligase LigA: MTAEQAQHQIAELRQLLNKANEAYYDKAEPIMSDREFDRKLEELLALELRFDLQTPDSPTVRIGGKPSKNFVNVVHPVPMLSLSNTYNAEELFDFDKRVRNLLGHNDFTYNAELKYDGMALRLRYENGRLVLAATRGDGTKGDDITANVRTVDDVPLRLRGNFPDVLEVRGEAYMELKAFDEMNQLRKEDGLAVFANPRNATAGTLKLQDPAIVAERPIRFFAYDLLLEGDEARELTQSAKLDMLLDFGIPVCDVRKECRTIEEVSELIKEWDNSRHDHPFETDGVVIKVNQERFRDILGVTAKAPRWATAYKFEAEQAITTINDITLQVGRLGTVTPVAELEPVQLAGTTVKRASLHNEDEIRRKDIRIGDRVLVEKAGEIIPQVVSVLNPEADGRGSEFTMPQECPACAASLVRIEGEVALRCVNPLCPPQVRIRIEHFASRNALDIDGLGEAVVAQLVDEGLIETYADLYELNKEQLIPLERMAEKSAQNLIDAIEASKKQAFERVLYALGIRFVGNKVAKDLAKAFGSIDAIISASAEELSAVDAIGPRIADSVVQFFENEANRTITERLRNYGLQFEAEQAETASDKLAGLTFVITGTLPGLKRNEAKKLIEDNGGKVTGSVSKKTNYLLAGEEAGSKLDKAQKLGVPILSEEELLQMIN; the protein is encoded by the coding sequence ATGACCGCTGAACAGGCTCAGCACCAAATCGCCGAACTCCGGCAGCTTCTGAACAAAGCCAACGAAGCCTACTACGATAAGGCTGAACCCATCATGAGTGACCGGGAGTTTGACCGCAAGCTGGAAGAATTGCTTGCGCTTGAGCTCCGGTTCGACCTGCAGACCCCGGACTCCCCAACGGTCCGTATCGGCGGAAAGCCCAGCAAGAACTTTGTGAACGTGGTACACCCCGTGCCCATGCTGAGCCTTTCCAATACCTACAATGCGGAAGAGCTGTTTGACTTCGACAAACGGGTCCGCAATTTACTGGGTCACAACGACTTCACCTACAATGCCGAACTGAAGTATGACGGCATGGCTCTTCGGCTGCGTTACGAAAACGGACGCCTCGTGCTCGCAGCAACCCGCGGCGACGGTACCAAGGGCGACGACATCACCGCAAATGTGCGCACCGTGGATGATGTACCGCTCCGTTTGCGCGGCAATTTTCCGGACGTGCTGGAAGTCCGCGGCGAAGCTTACATGGAGCTGAAAGCCTTCGATGAAATGAATCAGTTGCGGAAAGAAGACGGGCTGGCTGTTTTTGCCAACCCGCGCAACGCAACGGCCGGCACCCTGAAACTGCAGGACCCTGCGATTGTAGCCGAGCGGCCCATCCGCTTTTTTGCCTACGACCTGTTGCTTGAAGGCGATGAAGCCCGTGAGCTCACGCAAAGTGCCAAGCTGGATATGCTGCTTGATTTCGGCATTCCTGTTTGTGATGTGCGGAAAGAGTGCCGCACCATTGAAGAAGTCAGCGAACTCATTAAGGAGTGGGACAACTCCCGGCATGATCATCCTTTCGAGACCGACGGGGTGGTGATTAAAGTGAATCAGGAGCGTTTCCGGGATATTCTGGGCGTAACGGCCAAGGCGCCGCGCTGGGCGACGGCCTACAAGTTTGAAGCGGAACAGGCAATCACGACCATCAACGATATAACATTGCAGGTGGGCAGGCTTGGCACCGTTACGCCGGTGGCCGAGCTCGAACCGGTTCAGCTGGCCGGAACAACGGTAAAGCGTGCTTCGCTGCACAACGAAGACGAGATCCGCCGTAAGGATATCCGGATTGGCGACCGCGTGCTGGTTGAAAAAGCCGGCGAAATTATCCCGCAGGTGGTGAGCGTACTCAACCCCGAAGCCGACGGCCGCGGCTCTGAATTTACCATGCCGCAGGAGTGCCCGGCCTGCGCCGCTTCGCTTGTCCGCATTGAAGGGGAAGTCGCCCTTCGCTGCGTGAATCCGCTCTGTCCGCCGCAGGTGCGTATCCGGATTGAACACTTCGCAAGCCGCAACGCCCTTGACATAGACGGTCTGGGCGAAGCTGTGGTCGCACAGCTGGTTGATGAAGGCCTCATCGAAACCTATGCCGACCTTTATGAGCTGAACAAAGAACAGCTGATTCCGCTGGAGCGCATGGCCGAGAAGAGCGCACAAAACCTGATTGACGCCATCGAAGCAAGCAAGAAGCAAGCTTTTGAGCGCGTGTTGTATGCGCTCGGCATTCGGTTTGTGGGAAATAAAGTTGCCAAAGACCTGGCAAAGGCCTTCGGCAGCATTGACGCCATCATTAGCGCAAGCGCGGAAGAGCTGAGCGCGGTGGACGCCATCGGGCCACGGATTGCCGACTCGGTCGTACAGTTTTTCGAAAACGAAGCAAACCGGACCATCACCGAACGCCTGCGAAACTATGGGCTTCAGTTCGAAGCCGAACAGGCCGAAACTGCTTCGGATAAGCTCGCGGGTCTCACATTCGTAATCACCGGCACCCTGCCCGGGCTGAAGCGAAATGAAGCCAAAAAATTAATTGAAGACAACGGCGGGAAAGTCACCGGCTCTGTAAGTAAGAAAACGAACTATCTACTGGCCGGAGAAGAAGCCGGTTCCAAACTCGATAAAGCCCAAAAGCTTGGCGTGCCCATCCTTTCCGAAGAAGAGCTCCTCCAAATGATTAACTGA
- a CDS encoding sodium:solute symporter, translated as MAEMLSTLSMLDWGIVVFYLLLCVAIGLYAGGKPGNPADYFRTSGNVPWWAASFSIVATETSLLTVISIPAVAYGGSLVFLQLAAGYIIGRILVAWLILPAYFRGDLVTPYALFEERFGNRFRRLSSFVFLLTRLLADGVRLFAAAIPLKIITGLDYPTAIALIALLTLAYTWYGGLRSVIWIDVLQLLVYTLCAVFIVWYTIGLLSGAPEASALLRDAGKLTLIQWPASFSDIFFTPYNLIGAVIGGLFLAMASHGTDHLIVQRLLACGKTSTARKALISSGFLVFGQFALFLGAGLMLWLFYEGASIASLGLNNPDELMLTFVTAELPAGTVGLFVAALFAAAMSTLSSSLSALSSSTFFDLFPKLAARGNTMLRSRLLMVVWTLIFIGFASLFTDTDNPIVELGLGIAGYTYGALLGAFLMAIYSPVTQRQAIIGLVSCVAGMAAIILLTPLAWPWYTLCGLSIFSAVSGALYKLRIAV; from the coding sequence ATGGCCGAAATGTTAAGCACCCTCAGTATGCTCGACTGGGGGATTGTTGTCTTTTACCTGCTCTTATGTGTGGCGATCGGCCTTTACGCGGGCGGAAAACCGGGTAATCCGGCTGATTATTTCCGGACTTCCGGAAACGTCCCCTGGTGGGCTGCTTCCTTTTCAATTGTAGCGACGGAAACAAGCCTGCTCACCGTTATTTCCATTCCGGCTGTTGCCTATGGCGGCAGCCTTGTTTTTTTACAGCTTGCCGCCGGTTACATCATCGGGCGCATACTGGTAGCCTGGCTGATTCTTCCTGCCTATTTCCGGGGGGATCTGGTAACCCCCTATGCTTTGTTTGAAGAACGTTTCGGCAACCGTTTCCGGCGGCTTTCATCCTTCGTTTTTCTGCTTACCCGCCTGCTTGCTGATGGCGTGCGCCTGTTTGCGGCGGCCATACCGCTCAAAATTATAACCGGGCTCGATTACCCCACCGCCATTGCGCTCATAGCCCTGCTCACGCTCGCTTACACCTGGTACGGCGGCCTTCGCTCCGTCATCTGGATTGACGTGCTGCAGCTGCTGGTGTACACCTTATGCGCGGTTTTTATCGTCTGGTACACGATTGGTCTGCTTTCCGGCGCGCCAGAAGCCTCCGCACTGCTGCGCGACGCCGGTAAGCTCACACTTATTCAGTGGCCTGCCTCCTTCAGCGACATATTCTTTACGCCCTACAACCTCATCGGGGCCGTCATAGGCGGACTGTTTCTGGCTATGGCTTCACATGGCACAGACCATCTCATTGTGCAGCGACTGCTGGCCTGCGGCAAAACGTCCACCGCCCGCAAGGCGCTCATCAGTAGCGGATTCCTGGTTTTCGGGCAATTTGCGCTCTTCCTTGGTGCAGGTCTCATGCTGTGGCTGTTTTATGAAGGGGCAAGCATTGCCTCCCTCGGCCTCAACAATCCTGATGAACTCATGCTCACCTTCGTAACGGCAGAGCTTCCTGCGGGTACCGTCGGACTTTTCGTTGCGGCCCTTTTTGCGGCAGCGATGAGTACCCTAAGTAGTTCGCTTTCGGCCCTGTCGTCTTCCACCTTTTTTGACCTTTTCCCCAAACTCGCCGCGCGCGGCAATACCATGCTTCGCTCCCGCCTGCTGATGGTAGTCTGGACTCTTATTTTTATTGGGTTTGCCTCCCTCTTCACCGACACCGACAATCCGATTGTGGAGCTTGGTCTCGGCATAGCCGGCTACACTTACGGCGCACTGCTGGGCGCTTTCCTGATGGCAATCTATAGTCCGGTAACGCAGCGTCAGGCCATCATCGGACTTGTCAGCTGTGTAGCCGGCATGGCGGCCATCATCCTGCTTACGCCTCTTGCATGGCCCTGGTACACCCTCTGCGGTCTGAGTATTTTTTCGGCCGTGTCAGGTGCGCTTTACAAACTGCGTATCGCGGTCTGA
- a CDS encoding helix-turn-helix domain-containing protein, with product MAKLQEDLVSIRQQLKLSADDIHDKTRLSTLIISQIEDGSIFKSKQNKTYIRSFVRTYARALGISDDDMIEALDQMDVSNYQGFLLKRYATGQTPTAAEQKKEAYPKTGATTASSSPKTPAAKPPQPQKADQGSKPDTTQAPSSGADKTSTNTSGTKAQSQPQPQSQSQSKSQSQSQSQSQSQSASQGTKAAAASASSKSKETASGRTKASTVKAGRPARVNKTGSYRGPDASEVNWSDVSRGASKKSPVPVSAILIVALVLIALGAFGYWYLNSEDGFSGLFSDSIPPTEQQTTVPDRTPELLLSDTLDAPVAPDPGLTSAPAQTLPDTLAVVIYAATGNLEPFRVSADTFENRRPYWVEIGRGMRVQFIDEIVLTGNFNRMIVMYEDRVISTFAEVTNQGERIIRRSQFEDDPTLESFTEPRLPEGINPPTEIIDRPLF from the coding sequence ATGGCCAAGCTTCAAGAAGATTTAGTATCCATTCGGCAGCAGCTTAAACTTAGTGCAGATGATATACACGACAAGACGAGACTCTCAACGCTCATTATCAGTCAGATAGAAGACGGTAGCATTTTTAAGTCAAAACAGAACAAAACATACATCCGGAGCTTTGTGCGTACGTACGCCCGTGCGTTGGGCATTAGTGATGATGACATGATCGAAGCACTCGATCAGATGGATGTAAGCAACTATCAGGGCTTTCTTCTAAAACGATACGCGACGGGACAAACGCCAACGGCGGCAGAGCAAAAGAAAGAAGCCTACCCCAAAACCGGAGCAACAACAGCTTCATCATCCCCAAAAACACCTGCCGCAAAACCGCCTCAGCCTCAAAAAGCTGATCAGGGCAGCAAGCCGGATACCACCCAAGCCCCGAGCTCCGGCGCGGACAAAACGAGCACGAACACATCCGGTACGAAGGCACAGTCACAACCACAACCACAATCTCAGTCTCAGTCTAAATCTCAATCTCAGTCTCAGTCTCAGTCTCAGTCTCAGTCTGCGTCACAAGGTACCAAAGCGGCTGCCGCTTCTGCCTCATCAAAATCAAAAGAAACAGCTTCAGGCCGGACCAAAGCGTCAACGGTTAAGGCCGGACGCCCCGCACGGGTCAACAAAACCGGGTCCTATCGCGGACCCGACGCGTCTGAAGTCAACTGGAGCGATGTGAGCCGGGGGGCTTCCAAAAAAAGTCCGGTCCCGGTATCTGCCATCCTAATTGTTGCCCTCGTGCTCATTGCACTCGGTGCTTTCGGCTATTGGTACCTGAATAGCGAAGACGGCTTTAGCGGCTTGTTCAGCGACAGCATCCCGCCAACCGAACAGCAAACCACCGTACCCGACCGCACCCCCGAGCTGTTGCTTTCTGACACCCTCGACGCGCCGGTCGCCCCCGATCCCGGACTGACTTCCGCCCCTGCACAAACGCTTCCCGACACCCTGGCCGTCGTAATTTATGCTGCAACCGGCAACCTCGAGCCTTTCCGGGTTAGCGCCGATACCTTCGAGAACCGCAGGCCCTACTGGGTCGAAATCGGGCGCGGCATGCGCGTACAGTTTATTGATGAAATCGTGCTAACAGGAAATTTCAACCGCATGATCGTGATGTACGAAGACCGCGTTATTTCGACTTTTGCTGAAGTCACCAATCAGGGTGAACGCATTATCCGTCGCTCACAGTTTGAAGACGATCCAACCCTTGAATCGTTTACCGAACCGCGGCTGCCCGAAGGGATCAATCCTCCAACAGAGATTATCGACCGCCCGCTGTTCTAA
- a CDS encoding polysaccharide biosynthesis C-terminal domain-containing protein translates to MKLPQLTSFYRKLGAMTIARFITIGTALLVTMVLTRIISGDVYGAYRKLWLIYLILGPAFINALASTLYYRGGAGDPEHAVAVNLLLGAAAGLLTGALALFGAGFWAEILNLPGLEDGFRFFALYMALAVFAGIAEPLFVTLGRKKWLISYSIGYNLIEASLIIGGFVFRLELPYIMLLMALSPALRAAFVVLASVKSMKQWPALGALRTEASASLRYAAGMFLLAVTSTAALYADKWIIALFFESDRLYAVYEIGARKIPFVIALTSAVSAALVSEYSKQLTSGSYDAALQEARRASQRLALLLLPVLAVLFVFAEQALFLLFGGFADSAPIFRIYLLTVLTQLVFPQSILLALGRSDVNARFSVAELVFNVALSLALVMWIGFAGPALATLASHVFFTAALFGYCRAHYGIRVRSLVPGRGLLPLLWGLPLVVLPGALLKYQAGLAWLGFAAAATIAAVFILIVLNRKPAAGTTS, encoded by the coding sequence TTGAAGCTGCCGCAGTTGACTTCCTTTTACCGAAAGCTCGGTGCAATGACCATTGCCCGCTTTATTACCATTGGCACAGCCCTGCTCGTCACCATGGTGCTCACGCGGATTATTTCGGGGGATGTGTATGGTGCCTACCGCAAGCTGTGGCTGATTTATCTCATTTTGGGCCCCGCATTTATCAATGCGCTTGCGAGCACGCTCTACTACCGCGGGGGAGCCGGAGATCCGGAACATGCTGTTGCAGTCAATTTGCTGCTCGGTGCTGCCGCGGGTCTGCTTACCGGAGCACTTGCCCTTTTTGGTGCCGGATTCTGGGCTGAAATCCTGAATCTCCCGGGGCTCGAAGATGGTTTCCGGTTCTTCGCGCTGTATATGGCGCTTGCCGTGTTTGCGGGCATTGCGGAGCCGCTCTTCGTAACCTTGGGCCGGAAAAAATGGCTGATCAGCTACAGTATCGGGTACAATCTTATTGAAGCAAGCCTGATTATCGGCGGCTTTGTGTTCCGGCTTGAGCTGCCGTACATCATGCTGCTCATGGCCCTGAGCCCCGCCCTGCGTGCAGCTTTTGTGGTTTTGGCTTCTGTGAAAAGCATGAAACAATGGCCTGCGCTTGGCGCTCTTCGGACCGAAGCTTCGGCTTCCCTGCGCTATGCTGCCGGGATGTTTCTGCTTGCGGTAACGTCAACGGCAGCCCTGTACGCCGATAAATGGATTATTGCCCTGTTTTTTGAAAGCGACCGTCTGTACGCCGTATATGAGATCGGCGCGCGCAAAATACCGTTTGTCATCGCGCTGACTTCTGCGGTAAGTGCGGCGCTGGTTTCGGAATACAGCAAACAGCTCACTTCCGGCTCGTATGACGCCGCCCTGCAGGAAGCCCGGCGGGCGAGTCAGCGGCTGGCCTTGCTGCTGCTGCCGGTGCTCGCGGTGCTGTTTGTGTTTGCTGAACAGGCGCTTTTTCTGCTGTTTGGCGGCTTTGCGGATTCCGCGCCCATTTTCCGGATTTATCTGCTCACGGTGCTGACGCAGCTGGTGTTTCCGCAGAGTATACTGCTTGCGCTGGGGCGCAGTGATGTGAATGCGCGCTTCAGCGTTGCCGAGCTCGTATTTAATGTTGCCCTGAGCCTTGCCCTGGTCATGTGGATCGGATTTGCGGGGCCTGCCCTTGCGACCCTGGCGAGCCATGTGTTTTTTACGGCGGCCCTTTTTGGATACTGCCGCGCACACTATGGCATTCGGGTGCGCTCGCTGGTGCCGGGCCGCGGATTGCTGCCGCTGCTTTGGGGGCTGCCGCTGGTAGTGCTGCCGGGGGCACTGTTAAAGTATCAGGCAGGTCTGGCATGGCTCGGATTTGCCGCAGCTGCAACGATTGCCGCAGTTTTTATCCTGATCGTACTCAACCGGAAGCCCGCAGCCGGGACCACTTCTTAG
- the fabZ gene encoding 3-hydroxyacyl-ACP dehydratase FabZ, with protein sequence MMMTIEEIKAVIPHRYPFLLVDRVLEMDNKKIVAIKNVTGNEDFFNGHFPGKPIMPGVLQVEAMAQAGCILFLKMLAEDPENTTIVFSSINKAKFRKPVVPGDQLHMEVEVVSIRRQFATLRGTATVDGKVACELDATAAFVPSDSL encoded by the coding sequence ATGATGATGACAATTGAAGAAATCAAAGCCGTAATACCGCACAGATATCCGTTTTTGCTGGTTGATCGTGTTTTGGAGATGGACAATAAAAAAATAGTCGCTATTAAAAATGTGACCGGGAATGAAGATTTCTTTAATGGTCACTTTCCCGGAAAACCCATTATGCCAGGGGTACTGCAGGTTGAGGCGATGGCGCAGGCTGGTTGCATACTTTTTCTTAAAATGCTGGCTGAAGATCCTGAAAATACGACCATCGTTTTTTCTTCGATTAACAAAGCAAAATTCAGAAAACCCGTTGTGCCGGGAGATCAGCTGCACATGGAAGTGGAAGTCGTATCCATCCGCCGGCAGTTTGCTACGCTCAGAGGCACGGCTACCGTTGATGGCAAAGTCGCCTGTGAGCTCGATGCTACGGCCGCCTTTGTTCCTTCTGATTCTCTCTAA